A genomic stretch from Bradyrhizobium sp. 195 includes:
- a CDS encoding serine hydrolase domain-containing protein: protein MNKTIAMIATAAAVITLGAARAAPLPEANPDDVGFSSQGLARLDNFFAREIAAKRVPGAVVAVARNGKLVHYKAYGLLDPDKGTPMPIDAIFALASMTKPMAAVAGLTLMEKGQLPLQAKLSDYYPGFADMKVGTVQADGSLKLEQQATPIFIHDLYRHTSGLMYGGRPDSSSPVARQYPDGIAPAIEGDTQAFIDRITKLPLAHQPSTEFEYGFSIDVLGAVVEKVSEQKLGDYLAANVWQPLGMKDATFHPTDAQRPRLARPFANDPLTGKPQVIKLLDTPTKFDCGGACSFATIGDYLRFGQMLLDGGELDGQRILGPKTVHHMTTNHLGPEIKNNVANVEPHRGGFGFGLSVAVRTSEGLSSVPGNPGEFTWNGAYGTQFFCDPKERLVVVVGTAAPGELRKYYREQVQDIVYGAMTK, encoded by the coding sequence ATGAACAAGACGATCGCCATGATCGCGACGGCGGCTGCCGTCATCACGCTCGGTGCAGCGCGCGCCGCACCGCTGCCCGAAGCCAACCCTGATGATGTCGGCTTCTCCAGTCAGGGCCTTGCGCGCCTCGACAACTTCTTCGCCCGCGAGATCGCAGCCAAGCGCGTGCCCGGCGCGGTCGTCGCCGTCGCACGCAACGGCAAGCTTGTGCACTACAAGGCCTACGGCCTGCTCGATCCGGACAAGGGCACGCCGATGCCGATCGACGCGATCTTCGCACTGGCCTCGATGACCAAGCCGATGGCGGCGGTCGCGGGCCTGACGCTGATGGAAAAAGGCCAATTGCCGCTTCAGGCCAAGCTGTCCGACTACTATCCCGGCTTTGCCGACATGAAGGTCGGCACGGTTCAGGCCGATGGTTCGCTCAAGCTCGAACAGCAGGCCACGCCGATCTTCATCCACGATCTCTACCGGCACACGTCCGGATTGATGTATGGCGGCCGTCCGGATTCGTCGAGCCCGGTGGCGCGGCAATACCCCGACGGCATTGCGCCGGCGATCGAAGGCGACACCCAGGCCTTCATCGATCGCATCACCAAACTGCCGCTGGCGCACCAGCCCTCGACCGAGTTCGAATACGGTTTTTCGATCGACGTGCTTGGTGCTGTGGTCGAGAAAGTGAGCGAGCAGAAGCTCGGCGACTATCTCGCCGCCAACGTGTGGCAGCCGCTCGGCATGAAGGATGCAACCTTCCACCCGACCGACGCGCAGCGCCCTCGCCTCGCCCGCCCCTTTGCCAACGACCCGCTGACCGGCAAGCCGCAAGTCATCAAGCTGCTGGACACGCCGACCAAGTTCGACTGCGGCGGCGCCTGCTCGTTCGCGACGATCGGCGACTACCTCCGGTTCGGGCAGATGCTGCTCGACGGCGGCGAGCTCGACGGCCAGCGCATTCTCGGTCCGAAGACCGTGCATCACATGACGACCAACCACCTTGGCCCCGAGATCAAGAACAACGTTGCCAACGTCGAGCCCCATCGCGGCGGCTTCGGTTTTGGCCTTTCGGTCGCGGTGCGCACCAGCGAGGGGCTGTCATCGGTCCCCGGCAATCCCGGCGAGTTCACCTGGAACGGTGCCTACGGAACGCAATTCTTCTGCGACCCCAAGGAGCGTCTCGTCGTCGTGGTGGGAACGGCTGCGCCGGGCGAGCTCAGGAAATACTATCGCGAGCAGGTTCAGGACATCGTCTATGGCGCGATGACGAAGTGA
- a CDS encoding response regulator transcription factor — MYIIVDDRESVANSYVGGLVREGVSSIGFSSGEFWDWLQSASESDLAAVDAFLLGDCDARGSLPRAMRKRSSAPIIAVSGQKMLKNTLELFESGVDDVVHVPIHLREILARTAAIARRRVGELPRPCETRIQVFFNGRDPEIAGHALTLPRRELRILEYMVSNHGKWITKTQIFNAVYGIFESTFDESVIESHVSKLRKKLRDRLGFDAIVARRYVGYRLDIPAGETLDEPMQELDEVGILLNRAHAISAAYPAGN, encoded by the coding sequence ATGTATATTATCGTTGATGATCGCGAGAGCGTCGCGAACAGCTATGTCGGAGGGCTCGTTCGCGAAGGCGTATCGTCGATCGGATTCTCCTCCGGGGAATTCTGGGACTGGCTGCAATCCGCAAGTGAATCGGATCTTGCAGCGGTCGACGCCTTCCTCCTCGGGGATTGCGATGCCCGCGGAAGCCTGCCGCGGGCGATGCGCAAGCGTTCCTCGGCTCCCATCATCGCCGTGAGCGGCCAGAAAATGCTCAAGAACACGCTCGAGCTGTTCGAATCGGGCGTCGACGATGTCGTGCACGTGCCCATACACCTCCGCGAGATCCTCGCCCGAACGGCCGCGATCGCGCGCCGCCGGGTGGGCGAACTGCCACGGCCCTGCGAGACCAGGATCCAGGTCTTCTTCAACGGCCGTGACCCCGAGATCGCGGGCCACGCGCTCACCCTGCCCCGCCGCGAGCTGCGCATTCTCGAATATATGGTCAGCAATCACGGCAAGTGGATCACCAAGACGCAGATCTTCAACGCGGTCTACGGCATCTTCGAGTCCACCTTCGATGAGAGCGTGATCGAGAGCCACGTCAGCAAGCTGCGCAAGAAGCTCCGCGACCGCCTCGGCTTCGACGCGATCGTGGCCCGGCGCTACGTCGGGTACCGCCTCGACATCCCCGCCGGCGAGACTCTCGACGAGCCGATGCAGGAGCTCGACGAGGTCGGCATCCTCCTCAACAGGGCGCATGCCATCTCGGCGGCGTACCCGGCGGGAAACTGA
- a CDS encoding MarR family winged helix-turn-helix transcriptional regulator gives MKLARESIELLEQVARILWFEGTKHGLRDREWMALRFLSRANRFSRTPSALASYVGTTRGTASFIIGELERLGYLERKRSATDKRSVMLSVTQQGKKFLVRDPVSVLVEAIAVLDDEVKLRFRDTFRHVLDQSDAAEQRHHTDVCKRCIFLREERTTTDSKATAEFSCRLFRSPIAEAEVDLLCTSFEHHRQ, from the coding sequence ATGAAATTGGCGCGCGAATCGATTGAACTGTTGGAGCAGGTCGCACGAATCCTGTGGTTCGAGGGCACCAAGCACGGCTTGCGTGACCGCGAGTGGATGGCGCTACGTTTCCTCTCCCGCGCCAACCGCTTTTCCCGGACGCCTTCGGCGCTCGCGAGTTACGTCGGCACCACGCGCGGCACCGCCTCGTTCATCATCGGGGAGCTCGAGCGGCTCGGCTATCTCGAGCGGAAACGATCGGCCACCGACAAGCGCTCGGTGATGCTGAGCGTGACGCAGCAGGGCAAGAAGTTCCTGGTGCGCGACCCCGTCAGCGTTCTCGTCGAGGCGATTGCCGTCCTCGACGACGAGGTCAAGCTCCGCTTCCGCGACACGTTCCGGCACGTGCTGGATCAATCGGACGCGGCCGAGCAGCGGCACCATACCGACGTTTGCAAGCGATGCATATTCCTCCGGGAGGAGCGAACCACCACCGACAGCAAGGCAACGGCCGAATTCAGTTGCCGCCTGTTCCGCTCGCCGATCGCGGAGGCGGAGGTCGATCTGCTATGCACCAGCTTCGAGCATCACCGCCAATAG
- the fliQ gene encoding flagellar biosynthesis protein FliQ: MNERDALDIVQAAIWTIIVASGPAVGAAMLVGTVIALIQALTQIQEVTLTFVPKIIVILLVVAVSGSFIGAHLSTFTEMVYSHIERGF, from the coding sequence ATGAACGAACGGGACGCTCTCGATATCGTCCAGGCGGCGATCTGGACCATCATCGTCGCCTCCGGACCCGCGGTCGGTGCCGCGATGCTGGTCGGCACCGTCATCGCGCTGATCCAGGCCTTGACCCAGATCCAGGAGGTGACGCTGACCTTCGTTCCGAAGATCATCGTCATTCTGCTGGTCGTTGCCGTCTCCGGCTCCTTCATCGGCGCCCATCTCTCCACCTTCACCGAGATGGTTTATTCGCATATCGAGCGCGGCTTCTGA
- a CDS encoding SDR family oxidoreductase encodes MRLFILGLGYSARHFVGKFGGAFSHVAGTVRDPTQRDNLAGIEVHPFSGSDPDHMTAERVGEADVLLISIPPGGTGDSAIAAFGDGLAAGRRKIVYLSTIGVYGDHGGGWVDESTPPQATLDRARMRVAAEQAWMDVARGDAAILRLAGIYGPGRNALATLRAGTARRIIKPGQVFNRIHVDDIASAIMAAIHHGSGGIWNVCDDEPAPPQDVIAYAAELMGVAPPPEEAFATAEMSAMARSFYASSARVSNAKLKRELGITLVQPTYRHGLDALWRAGEGR; translated from the coding sequence ATGCGGCTCTTCATTCTTGGCTTGGGCTACAGCGCGAGGCATTTCGTCGGCAAATTCGGCGGCGCCTTCTCGCACGTCGCCGGCACCGTGCGGGATCCTACGCAGCGGGACAATCTCGCCGGCATCGAGGTGCATCCTTTTTCCGGGAGCGATCCGGATCACATGACGGCCGAACGCGTCGGCGAGGCCGATGTCCTTCTCATCTCGATTCCGCCCGGCGGCACCGGCGATTCCGCAATCGCAGCGTTCGGCGACGGGCTGGCGGCGGGCCGCCGCAAGATCGTCTATCTCTCCACCATCGGCGTCTACGGCGATCACGGCGGCGGCTGGGTCGACGAGAGCACCCCGCCGCAGGCGACCCTCGACCGCGCGCGCATGCGGGTTGCTGCCGAGCAGGCCTGGATGGACGTGGCACGCGGCGATGCCGCGATCCTGCGGCTCGCGGGCATCTACGGCCCCGGCCGCAACGCACTGGCGACGCTGCGGGCTGGCACCGCCCGGCGCATCATCAAGCCCGGCCAGGTCTTCAACCGGATCCATGTCGACGACATCGCGAGCGCGATCATGGCGGCCATTCACCACGGAAGCGGCGGCATCTGGAACGTCTGCGACGACGAGCCCGCGCCGCCGCAGGACGTGATCGCCTATGCGGCGGAGCTGATGGGCGTTGCGCCACCGCCGGAAGAGGCGTTCGCGACGGCCGAGATGTCGGCGATGGCCCGCAGCTTCTATGCCAGCAGCGCCCGTGTCTCCAATGCGAAGTTGAAGCGCGAGCTTGGCATCACGCTGGTCCAACCGACCTATCGGCACGGCCTCGATGCACTGTGGCGCGCGGGCGAAGGACGATAA
- the flbT gene encoding flagellar biosynthesis repressor FlbT has translation MKVSLRAGERIYINGAVLRVDRKVSVELVNDVMFLLEGQVMQASDATTALRQLYFIVQLMLMNPTDIRDAAALYAQHHAALCAVCESREMLDGLGAVDELVEATRYFEALKRIRALFPVEQAILAGAATHSPFEAA, from the coding sequence ATGAAAGTCTCCTTGCGGGCAGGCGAACGGATCTACATCAACGGTGCGGTGCTGCGCGTGGACCGCAAGGTCTCCGTCGAGCTCGTCAACGACGTGATGTTCCTGCTCGAAGGGCAGGTCATGCAGGCCTCCGACGCCACCACGGCGCTGCGGCAGCTCTACTTCATCGTCCAGCTCATGCTGATGAACCCGACCGACATCCGCGATGCCGCGGCGCTCTACGCGCAGCATCACGCGGCCCTGTGTGCCGTGTGCGAGAGCCGCGAGATGCTGGACGGACTTGGCGCGGTCGACGAACTGGTCGAGGCGACCCGCTACTTCGAGGCGCTCAAGCGGATCCGGGCCTTGTTCCCGGTGGAACAGGCGATCCTGGCCGGCGCCGCGACCCATTCCCCATTCGAGGCTGCCTGA
- the flgD gene encoding flagellar hook assembly protein FlgD has product MNVPSATDATGKSNSAGPTTTTSSNGVDYNTFLQLLVAEMKNQDPTNPMDTSQYMSQFAQLSTVEQAMQTNSKLDALLSSQSLSQANGLIGKTVSFTDSTGASFSGKVVSVAINSDGSIATLENGTKVAVGPGLTISQS; this is encoded by the coding sequence ATGAACGTCCCCAGCGCGACCGACGCGACCGGCAAGTCCAATTCGGCCGGCCCCACCACGACGACGTCGAGCAACGGCGTCGACTACAATACGTTTCTTCAGCTTCTCGTCGCCGAAATGAAGAACCAGGACCCGACCAATCCGATGGACACCTCGCAATATATGAGCCAGTTCGCCCAGCTCTCGACGGTCGAGCAGGCGATGCAGACCAATTCGAAGCTGGACGCGCTGCTATCCTCGCAGTCGTTGTCGCAGGCCAACGGCCTGATCGGGAAGACCGTCAGCTTCACCGACTCCACCGGTGCCAGCTTCAGCGGCAAGGTCGTTTCCGTCGCCATCAACAGCGACGGCTCCATCGCGACCCTCGAGAACGGCACCAAGGTCGCGGTCGGACCCGGACTCACGATCAGCCAGTCATGA
- a CDS encoding flagellar biosynthesis protein FlgN yields the protein MQAQEGAAAMVIEPVADIEAMTTDAAAANALLPVLLPIVGSEAVVDGADAARSDEVRGLLAAIRRLESIVEEETVALATGQKIDFDDFSARKSRSMLEFVRLMRARMHLGGEIEVTEEIQRLREKLERNRSILEMHYDAVRDVAGIIVKAIKEAESDGTYTGRAAQDGK from the coding sequence ATGCAGGCACAAGAAGGCGCGGCGGCCATGGTGATCGAACCGGTCGCTGACATCGAAGCGATGACGACGGATGCGGCAGCAGCCAATGCGCTGCTGCCCGTGCTGCTTCCGATCGTGGGCAGCGAGGCCGTGGTCGATGGCGCGGATGCGGCGAGATCGGACGAGGTGCGCGGCCTGCTGGCGGCAATCCGCCGGCTCGAGAGCATCGTCGAGGAGGAGACCGTCGCGCTCGCGACGGGTCAGAAGATAGACTTCGACGATTTCAGCGCGCGCAAGAGCCGAAGCATGCTCGAATTCGTCCGCCTGATGCGGGCGCGGATGCATCTCGGCGGCGAAATCGAGGTCACCGAGGAGATTCAGCGGCTGCGCGAGAAGCTCGAGCGCAACCGCTCGATCCTCGAAATGCACTACGACGCGGTGCGCGACGTCGCCGGCATCATCGTCAAGGCGATCAAGGAGGCCGAGTCGGACGGCACCTATACCGGTCGCGCAGCACAGGACGGAAAATGA
- the fliR gene encoding flagellar biosynthesis protein FliR — protein sequence MISGLADSVLVTFVVFCRIGACLMLVPGYSSVNVPAQVRLFVALVTTFALAPILIAVLKPLTDNAAPLTLALLICSELLVGSVIGLGGRVFFLALQTMATVMASAIGLSNIPGTPVADSDPAPALVPLIMVSVTTLFFMTDQHWQVLRGLMNSYDVWHPGSRLGGGMALDQLVGRLSEAFVLTLRITSPFIVYSVIVNLAVGLINKLTPAIPVYFISVPFVLFGGFLLLYLTSDELLTQFMLGVSSWLAE from the coding sequence GTGATCTCCGGCCTTGCCGACAGCGTGCTGGTGACGTTCGTCGTGTTCTGCCGCATCGGCGCCTGCCTGATGCTGGTGCCCGGCTATTCCAGCGTCAACGTTCCGGCCCAGGTCCGCCTGTTCGTCGCGCTGGTCACGACGTTTGCGCTGGCGCCGATCCTGATCGCGGTTTTGAAACCTCTCACGGACAACGCCGCCCCGCTGACGCTGGCGCTCCTGATCTGCTCGGAGCTCCTGGTCGGCAGCGTCATCGGGCTCGGCGGCCGCGTGTTCTTCCTCGCGCTCCAGACCATGGCGACCGTGATGGCGAGCGCGATCGGCCTGAGCAACATCCCGGGGACGCCGGTCGCCGACAGCGATCCGGCGCCGGCGCTGGTGCCGCTGATCATGGTGTCCGTCACCACGCTGTTCTTCATGACCGACCAGCATTGGCAGGTCCTGCGCGGGCTGATGAACTCCTACGACGTCTGGCATCCCGGCAGCAGGCTCGGCGGCGGCATGGCGCTCGACCAGCTGGTCGGCCGCCTGTCGGAAGCGTTCGTGCTGACGCTGCGGATCACCAGCCCCTTCATCGTCTATTCGGTGATCGTCAACCTGGCGGTCGGCCTGATCAACAAGCTGACGCCGGCAATTCCGGTCTATTTCATCTCGGTGCCCTTCGTGCTGTTCGGCGGCTTCCTGCTGCTCTATCTCACCAGCGACGAACTGCTGACGCAATTCATGCTCGGCGTCTCGTCGTGGCTCGCGGAGTGA
- a CDS encoding rod-binding protein, translated as MIVTATPDLVLDVLEAADPVTQRAATAKLDALKSSDADFAATMDAEAGKAAAADQSATKVSETQSDAVNGAPVRVIKAPASGEVYRKFEAFILQTFVETMLPKESEEVFGKGTAGGVWKSMLAEQLGNQLAKGKGIGIAERLAAAHPPGPNNAGKAG; from the coding sequence ATGATCGTGACAGCGACACCCGACCTCGTGCTCGACGTCCTTGAGGCCGCCGATCCCGTGACGCAGCGCGCGGCGACCGCGAAGCTCGATGCGCTGAAATCTTCCGACGCCGACTTCGCCGCCACCATGGACGCGGAGGCCGGCAAGGCGGCGGCCGCCGATCAATCCGCGACGAAAGTGTCCGAGACGCAGTCTGACGCGGTGAACGGGGCGCCGGTGCGGGTGATCAAGGCGCCGGCATCCGGCGAGGTGTACCGGAAGTTCGAAGCGTTCATCCTTCAGACCTTCGTCGAGACGATGTTGCCGAAGGAATCGGAGGAGGTCTTTGGCAAGGGCACGGCTGGCGGCGTCTGGAAGTCGATGCTGGCGGAGCAGCTTGGCAACCAGCTGGCAAAGGGCAAGGGCATCGGCATCGCCGAGCGGCTCGCCGCCGCGCATCCGCCGGGCCCGAACAATGCGGGCAAGGCCGGATGA
- the flhA gene encoding flagellar biosynthesis protein FlhA produces MADTLAASLPTPRRLGADAFFAGGIVAMLTILFLPIPPILIDLGLAFSIALSALILMVALWIQRPLDFSAFPTVLLIATILRLALNVATTRLILSRGGEGEQAAGHVVAGFSKFVMGGDFVIGLIIFAILVTVNFVVITKGATRIAEVGARFTLDAIPGKQMAIDADLSAGLIDDKEAQRRRRELEEESAFFGAMDGASKFVRGDAIAGLLITAINIFGGIIIGVTHHGLTLSRAADVYTKLSVGDGLVSQMPALIVSLSAGLLVSKGGTRGSAEQAVLRQLGGYPRAVSAAALMMFVLALMPGLPLAPFVLLGGVMAFVGYSLPKQQAARERKEAALKADERAQTEAKESVKDQLKTAEIELALGGHLSVHLLGSRTELAHRVAKIRKKFAKQYGFVVPEIKLTDNLSIDPKSYQIRIHDTRVAHGELRLGEVLVLVDKDGKPDVPGEEVIEPAFGMKALWVTEAFTDEVKRQGCKPVDNLSVLLTHLSEVIRANLAQLLSYKDMRALLDRLDPEYKRLVEDLCPSQISYSGLLAILKILLAERVSIRNLHLILEAIAEIAPHVRRSEQVAEHVRTRLAQQICGDLSDNGVLNVVRLGNRWDLAFHQSLKRDAKGDVVEFDADPRLIEQFATEASASIRKFTESGTSVVLAVTPEARPYVRMILERVFPTLPVLSHVEVARSAEIRALGAVS; encoded by the coding sequence ATGGCCGATACGTTAGCTGCTAGCCTGCCGACCCCACGACGATTGGGGGCCGACGCTTTTTTCGCCGGCGGCATCGTGGCCATGCTCACGATCCTGTTCCTGCCGATCCCGCCCATCCTGATCGATCTTGGCCTTGCCTTCTCGATCGCGCTGTCGGCGCTGATCCTGATGGTCGCGCTGTGGATCCAGCGACCGCTCGACTTCTCGGCCTTCCCGACCGTGCTGCTGATCGCGACGATCCTTCGCCTGGCGCTGAACGTCGCGACCACCCGTCTGATCCTGTCGCGCGGCGGGGAGGGCGAGCAGGCCGCCGGCCACGTCGTCGCCGGCTTCTCGAAGTTCGTCATGGGCGGCGACTTCGTCATCGGCCTGATCATCTTCGCCATTCTGGTCACGGTGAATTTCGTCGTGATCACCAAGGGTGCGACGCGTATCGCCGAAGTCGGCGCTCGTTTCACCCTGGATGCCATTCCCGGCAAGCAGATGGCGATCGACGCCGATCTGTCGGCCGGCCTGATCGACGACAAGGAGGCCCAGCGCCGGCGCCGCGAGCTCGAGGAAGAGAGCGCGTTCTTCGGCGCCATGGACGGCGCCTCGAAATTCGTCCGCGGCGATGCCATCGCCGGCCTGCTCATCACCGCGATCAACATCTTCGGCGGCATCATCATCGGCGTCACCCATCACGGGCTGACGCTATCGCGCGCCGCCGACGTCTATACCAAGCTCTCCGTCGGCGACGGTCTCGTGTCGCAGATGCCGGCGCTGATCGTGTCGCTGTCGGCGGGCCTGCTGGTCTCCAAGGGTGGCACCCGAGGGTCGGCCGAGCAGGCGGTGCTGCGGCAGCTCGGCGGCTATCCGCGCGCGGTGTCCGCCGCCGCGCTGATGATGTTCGTGCTCGCCTTGATGCCGGGGCTGCCGTTGGCGCCCTTCGTGCTGCTCGGCGGCGTCATGGCCTTCGTCGGCTACTCGCTGCCGAAGCAGCAGGCGGCCCGGGAGCGCAAGGAGGCGGCCCTCAAGGCCGACGAGCGCGCCCAGACCGAGGCCAAGGAATCCGTCAAGGACCAGCTCAAGACCGCCGAGATCGAGCTCGCGCTCGGCGGCCACCTTTCGGTCCATCTCCTGGGCTCGCGCACCGAACTTGCGCACCGCGTGGCCAAGATCCGCAAGAAGTTCGCCAAGCAGTACGGCTTCGTCGTTCCCGAGATCAAGCTCACCGACAATCTGTCGATCGATCCCAAGAGCTACCAGATCCGGATCCACGACACCCGCGTCGCCCACGGCGAGCTCAGGCTCGGCGAGGTGCTCGTGCTGGTCGACAAGGACGGCAAGCCCGACGTGCCCGGCGAAGAGGTGATCGAACCCGCCTTCGGCATGAAGGCGCTGTGGGTGACGGAGGCCTTCACGGACGAAGTCAAGCGGCAGGGCTGCAAGCCGGTCGACAATCTGTCCGTGCTGCTCACGCATTTGAGCGAAGTGATCCGGGCGAACCTCGCCCAGCTGTTGTCCTACAAGGACATGCGCGCGCTGCTCGATCGGCTCGATCCCGAGTACAAGCGCTTGGTCGAGGATCTCTGCCCGTCGCAGATATCCTATTCGGGCCTGCTGGCGATCCTGAAGATCCTGCTGGCAGAGCGCGTCTCCATTCGCAATCTTCATCTGATTCTCGAGGCGATTGCCGAGATCGCGCCCCATGTGCGGCGCTCCGAGCAGGTCGCGGAGCATGTGCGGACGCGGCTCGCCCAGCAGATCTGCGGCGACCTCTCCGACAATGGCGTGCTCAACGTCGTCCGTCTCGGCAACCGCTGGGACCTTGCGTTCCACCAGAGCCTGAAGCGCGACGCCAAGGGCGACGTCGTCGAGTTCGACGCCGATCCGCGCCTGATCGAGCAGTTCGCGACCGAAGCCAGCGCCTCGATCCGCAAGTTCACCGAGAGCGGCACCAGCGTGGTGCTGGCGGTGACCCCCGAAGCGCGCCCCTATGTCCGGATGATCCTGGAGCGGGTGTTCCCGACCTTGCCGGTGCTGTCGCATGTCGAGGTCGCGCGCAGTGCCGAGATCAGGGCGCTCGGAGCCGTATCGTGA
- the flaF gene encoding flagellar biosynthesis regulator FlaF — MTFEAYEAVVDESGFEARGRERQALSLGIDRLERLQKGLFSLEDLVESLLYVRRLWTIFIEDLSHPENGLPDKLRADIISIGLWVVKEADRLREERSNDVMQLIEINRLIRDAL, encoded by the coding sequence ATGACGTTTGAAGCCTATGAAGCGGTCGTCGACGAGAGTGGTTTCGAGGCGCGGGGCCGCGAGCGGCAGGCACTCAGCCTCGGCATCGACCGGCTCGAACGTCTCCAGAAGGGCCTCTTCAGCCTCGAGGATCTGGTCGAGAGCCTGCTCTATGTGCGGCGGCTGTGGACCATCTTCATCGAGGATCTCTCGCACCCGGAAAACGGGCTGCCGGACAAGCTGCGCGCCGACATCATCTCGATCGGCCTGTGGGTCGTCAAGGAAGCCGACCGCCTTCGCGAGGAGCGATCGAACGACGTGATGCAGCTCATCGAAATCAACCGCCTGATCCGAGACGCCCTTTGA
- a CDS encoding dienelactone hydrolase family protein, with product MSFETTMTSDVVGLTKLAPVSRRGFMSATAAVAAGYTLAAGPVRAEVIATDTNGLQAGDARIKVGSEEMPAYFARPAGNTKAPVIIVAMEIFGLHEYIKDVTRRLAKLGAFAIAPDYYFRKGVDLTKVTEIKDLLTVVNAKPDAELLSDLDATVAWAGSQGGDTAKLGIVGFCRGGRTVWEYAAHSGTLKAGVAFYGSLVDPENPLLPKSPMQLAPEMKAPVLGLYGGADTGIPVAQVEQMKAALEQNKKTAEFKIYPEAPHGFHADYRGSYRKDAAEDAWKQAQAWFKKYGVLS from the coding sequence ATGAGCTTCGAAACCACCATGACGTCCGACGTCGTCGGATTGACAAAACTCGCCCCGGTCTCGCGCCGCGGATTCATGAGCGCCACCGCGGCGGTCGCCGCCGGTTACACGCTTGCGGCCGGGCCCGTCCGCGCCGAGGTGATCGCGACCGACACAAATGGTCTCCAGGCTGGCGACGCCAGGATCAAGGTCGGCTCCGAAGAGATGCCCGCCTATTTCGCCCGTCCTGCCGGCAACACCAAGGCGCCGGTGATCATCGTGGCGATGGAGATTTTCGGCCTGCATGAATACATCAAGGACGTGACGCGGCGCCTCGCCAAGCTTGGCGCCTTCGCAATCGCGCCCGATTATTATTTCCGCAAGGGCGTCGACCTCACTAAGGTTACCGAAATCAAGGACCTCTTGACGGTCGTCAACGCCAAGCCGGACGCCGAACTGCTGTCCGACCTCGACGCGACGGTGGCGTGGGCGGGATCGCAGGGCGGTGACACCGCCAAGCTCGGCATCGTCGGCTTCTGCCGCGGCGGCCGCACGGTCTGGGAATATGCCGCCCACAGCGGCACCCTCAAGGCCGGCGTTGCCTTCTACGGGTCTTTGGTCGATCCCGAAAATCCGCTGTTGCCGAAGAGCCCGATGCAGCTCGCGCCCGAGATGAAGGCGCCGGTGCTCGGCCTCTACGGCGGTGCCGACACCGGCATTCCCGTCGCGCAGGTCGAGCAGATGAAGGCCGCGCTCGAGCAGAACAAGAAGACGGCCGAATTCAAGATCTACCCCGAAGCGCCGCACGGCTTCCATGCCGATTATCGCGGCAGCTACCGCAAGGACGCTGCCGAAGATGCCTGGAAGCAGGCACAGGCCTGGTTCAAGAAGTACGGCGTGTTGAGCTGA
- a CDS encoding HAD family hydrolase: MQAEAATIAPSGAAELVRRAAALIFDVDGTLAETEELHRQAFNHAFAHHGLDWQWDRAVYKDLLRVTGGKERMRAYHGRRPIAPPLPDADIAALHRIKTAHYAELVETGCCPLRPGVIELLAAAKSRGQRLAIATTTSHGNIDALLSQALGTNWAAQFDAIVAGDDVRHKKPAPDVYLETLARLKLDASSCVAIEDSANGLIAASRAGIPVLITRSIFFADDDFSEARAVLDDLSELGSAKPEN; the protein is encoded by the coding sequence ATGCAGGCAGAAGCAGCCACGATTGCGCCATCCGGTGCCGCGGAACTGGTTCGGCGCGCGGCCGCGCTGATCTTCGACGTCGACGGCACCCTGGCCGAGACCGAGGAACTGCATCGGCAGGCCTTCAACCATGCCTTTGCCCACCACGGTCTCGACTGGCAGTGGGACCGCGCCGTCTACAAGGATTTGCTGCGGGTGACCGGCGGCAAGGAGCGCATGCGTGCCTACCACGGAAGGCGGCCGATCGCTCCGCCGTTGCCGGATGCGGACATCGCCGCGCTCCACCGCATCAAGACCGCGCATTACGCCGAGCTGGTCGAAACCGGTTGCTGTCCCTTGAGGCCGGGCGTGATCGAGCTGCTTGCTGCGGCGAAGTCGCGCGGCCAGCGGCTCGCGATTGCGACCACGACCTCGCACGGCAACATCGATGCGCTGCTGTCGCAGGCGCTGGGGACGAATTGGGCTGCGCAGTTCGACGCGATCGTCGCCGGGGACGACGTCAGGCACAAGAAACCCGCGCCGGACGTCTATCTCGAAACGCTGGCACGGCTGAAGCTCGACGCATCAAGTTGCGTCGCGATCGAGGATTCTGCCAACGGGCTGATCGCGGCCTCGCGCGCCGGCATTCCGGTTCTGATCACCCGGAGCATATTCTTTGCGGATGATGACTTCAGCGAGGCGCGGGCCGTGCTGGATGATCTGTCGGAACTCGGGAGCGCCAAGCCAGAAAACTAA